One window of Streptomyces sp. NBC_00273 genomic DNA carries:
- the metG gene encoding methionine--tRNA ligase has product MARHLITSALPYINGIKHLGNMVGSMLPADVYSRYLRQRGHDVLYICATDEHGTPAELAAKEAGVSVSEFCAQAHDAQKAVYDGFELSFDYFGRSSSAQNREITQHFARKLQENGFIEERAIRQVYSPVDGRFLPDRYVEGTCPHCGYDKARGDQCENCTRVLDPTDLIEPRSAISGSTELEVRETKHLFLLQSKLQHEVEAWVAEHEEEWPQLASSIARKWLTEGLHDRAITRDLDWGVPVPADTWPELAADGKVFYVWFDAPIEYIGATKEWSDLDPANRDYTSWWYEAEDVRYTQFMAKDNVPFHTVMFPATELATREPWKKVDYVKAFNWLTYYGGKFSTSQKRGVFTDQALEILPADFWRYFLIANAPESDDSSFTWEHFQATVNKDLGGTLGNFVNRVLTFSRKKFGDEAPAGSPAGEAEAKLGEQIAELLAEYEGHMDTLQYRKAAAALRALWSAGNAYLDEKAPWTEVKTDLEGAALTLRTAMNLIHLYSVVSEPFIPASARAMRSSFALADDTATWITPEQARSLDAVPAGTPFTVPPVLFARVTEEDLESYRERFGGNPEA; this is encoded by the coding sequence GTCGATGCTTCCGGCGGATGTGTACTCCCGGTACCTCCGCCAGCGCGGCCACGACGTCCTCTACATCTGCGCCACCGACGAGCACGGCACCCCCGCCGAACTCGCCGCCAAGGAGGCCGGCGTCTCGGTCTCCGAGTTCTGTGCGCAGGCCCACGACGCCCAGAAGGCGGTCTACGACGGCTTCGAGCTGTCCTTCGACTACTTCGGCCGCAGCTCCTCCGCGCAGAACCGCGAGATCACCCAGCACTTCGCGCGCAAGCTGCAGGAGAACGGGTTCATCGAGGAGCGCGCGATCCGGCAGGTGTACTCGCCGGTCGACGGCCGTTTCCTGCCGGACCGCTACGTCGAGGGCACCTGCCCGCACTGCGGCTACGACAAGGCCCGCGGCGACCAGTGCGAGAACTGCACCCGCGTCCTGGACCCCACGGACCTGATCGAGCCCCGCTCGGCCATCTCCGGCTCCACCGAGCTGGAGGTCCGCGAGACCAAGCACCTCTTCCTCCTGCAGTCCAAGCTCCAGCACGAGGTCGAGGCCTGGGTCGCCGAGCACGAGGAGGAGTGGCCGCAGCTCGCCTCCTCCATCGCCCGCAAGTGGCTGACCGAGGGCCTGCACGACCGCGCCATCACCCGCGACCTCGACTGGGGCGTGCCGGTCCCGGCCGACACCTGGCCCGAGCTCGCCGCCGACGGCAAGGTCTTCTACGTCTGGTTCGACGCCCCGATCGAGTACATCGGCGCGACCAAGGAGTGGTCGGACCTGGACCCGGCGAACCGCGACTACACGTCGTGGTGGTACGAGGCCGAGGACGTCCGCTACACCCAGTTCATGGCCAAGGACAACGTCCCGTTCCACACGGTGATGTTCCCCGCCACCGAACTGGCCACCCGCGAGCCGTGGAAGAAGGTCGACTACGTCAAGGCCTTCAACTGGCTGACGTACTACGGAGGCAAGTTCTCCACCTCGCAGAAGCGCGGCGTCTTCACCGACCAGGCGCTGGAGATCCTCCCGGCCGACTTCTGGCGCTACTTCCTCATCGCCAACGCGCCCGAGTCCGACGACTCGTCCTTCACGTGGGAGCACTTCCAGGCCACCGTCAACAAGGACCTCGGCGGCACCCTCGGCAACTTCGTCAACCGCGTGCTGACCTTCTCCCGCAAGAAGTTCGGCGACGAGGCTCCCGCGGGCAGCCCCGCCGGCGAGGCCGAGGCCAAGCTGGGCGAGCAGATCGCGGAACTGCTGGCCGAGTACGAGGGCCACATGGACACCCTCCAGTACCGCAAGGCCGCGGCCGCGCTGCGCGCCCTGTGGTCGGCCGGAAACGCCTACCTCGACGAAAAGGCCCCCTGGACGGAGGTCAAGACCGACCTGGAGGGCGCCGCGCTCACCCTGCGCACCGCGATGAACCTCATCCACCTCTACTCGGTGGTCTCCGAGCCGTTCATCCCGGCCTCGGCGCGCGCGATGCGCTCCTCGTTCGCGCTCGCCGACGACACGGCCACGTGGATCACCCCGGAGCAGGCGCGGTCCCTGGACGCCGTTCCGGCCGGCACCCCGTTCACCGTCCCGCCGGTGCTGTTCGCGCGGGTCACCGAGGAGGACCTGGAGTCCTACCGCGAGCGGTTCGGCGGCAACCCCGAGGCCTGA